One window of the Dendropsophus ebraccatus isolate aDenEbr1 chromosome 12, aDenEbr1.pat, whole genome shotgun sequence genome contains the following:
- the LOC138769241 gene encoding galactoside alpha-(1,2)-fucosyltransferase 2-like, with amino-acid sequence MKSRLPVAIILLFVVMNVSFWYNVNHGQRIYSAICKTSSEENPDQTTSKSIRPLKGMMTILPQGRLGNQMGEYGALFALAKMNGYRPYILPEMHQALSPLFKINLPLISKDIDKRMKWEEYKIKNWMCPEYRNITGKNVKLNGFINSWTFYHHIKRELLQEFTFHDFVKDEVNAYLAQLRGNRKNVTFVGVHVRRGDYVHLFVKLKRGVLADKNYLQKATDYFRNKYQNPIFVVTSNGMDWCKENINNSLGDVYFAGDGKEGSPARDFALLAHCNHTIMSFGSFGIYAAYLAGGETIHLTNYSAPDSTYLKYVKYDAIYLPEWIAIPADLSELLKSKAQSNK; translated from the coding sequence ATGAAGAGTCGTCTTCCAGTTGCCATCATCCTACTATTTGTAGTAATGAATGTGTCCTTTTGGTACAATGTTAATCACGGTCAAAGGATTTACTCTGCAATCTGTAAAACCAGCAGTGAAGAAAATCCAGATCAAACTACTTCAAAAAGCATCCGACCATTAAAGGGGATGATGACTATATTACCTCAAGGACGACTAGGAAACCAAATGGGGGAGTATGGAGCTCTGTTTGCTCTAGCAAAAATGAATGGCTATCGGCCATATATTCTGCCCGAGATGCATCAGGCACTTTCCCCACTATTCAAAATAAACTTGCCTTTAATTTCCAAGGATATTGATAAGCGTATGAAGTGGGAAGAGTACAAGATTAAAAACTGGATGTGCCCAGAATACCGAAATATCACGGGAAAAAATGTGAAACTAAATGGATTTATCAACTCCTGGACTTTCTACCATCATATAAAGAGAGAACTTTTACAAGAATTTACATTCCATGATTTCGTAAAGGATGAAGTCAACGCTTATCTGGCCCAACTGAGGGGTAATCGGAAGAATGTAACTTTTGTCGGGGTTCATGTTCGTAGAGGGGACTATGTGCACCTTTTTGTTAAACTAAAAAGAGGCGTCTTGGCGGACAAAAATTACCTACAGAAGGCCACGGATTACTTTAGGAACAAGTACCAGAATCCGATATTTGTGGTGACCAGTAATGGCATGGACTGGTGTAAAGAGAATATTAACAATTCTTTAGGAGATGTTTACTTTGCTGGAGATGGCAAAGAAGGTTCCCCTGCTCGGGACTTTGCACTTTTAGCTCATTGTAACCACACTATCATGTCATTTGGGTCATTTGGCATTTACGCTGCATACCTGGCAGGTGGTGAAACAATACACCTAACCAATTACAGTGCGCCTGATTCCACCTATCTGAAGTATGTGAAGTATGATGCAATCTATCTTCCAGAATGGATTGCTATTCCTGCTGACTTATCGGAACTATTGAAAAGCAAGGCACAGTCGAACAAATAA